From the Jilunia laotingensis genome, the window GGAAGTCATCGATCAGCTTGTTCCAAAGTTCTTGGTCGGTCAGTTCATCATTGCTCACTTTATCGTACATGTCGGTCGGTGTGTTTTCGTCAATCCACGGGAAGAACTTGAAACAGAGCTTCATGTACATGTAGATGTGTCCGCGCAGGAAACGCAGCTCGGCAAGGCGCTGGTCGCGCAGCGGATATTCATCGGTGGTCAGTGCCTGTATTCTTCTCATGGCATCGTGTACCCGGCCTACTCCGACGTAATGTACCCACCACAGGTTGTCTAGGTCGCCCGTTGTCGTAGGTTGCATGTAGGTAAATGTTTCCCAGAGGTTCCGTTCGCTATTGTCGTTTGTTCCCGAACCTCCCTTGTAGGCTTCTCCACCGCGTACGGAGCCTTCTTCATAAGGCATTCCGAACTGTTTGTTGAAATGGTTTTGACCGCAAAAGGAGTAGGCGGCATTCACCATTTGTTCTGCTCTTTCCGGAGAGTTTAAGTCTCCGGATGAAATGATACCCTGCGGGTTCTGATCCAGTAATGAGGTGCAAGATGTGCCGCTTAACAGCATAAAGAGGCTACATCCTATAATGTTTAGTGCTTTCATAAACTTCTTGTTTTTCAGTTGATTCATTTAAAAAGTTACGTTTAAAGACATGGTCATGGAGAAGGGGAGCGGATAACTGCTGCCGGGTGTTTCCGGGTCGAGTCCGGTATAGGCATTATCGCCCCACGTTTTCTTGAAGGTTGCTACATTGTCGGCTCTCAAAGCGATTCTAGCTTTCTGGAGCTTGATAGACTTAGCGAAAGCTGCCGGCAGGGAGTAACCTAACTCAATGTTCCGGATCTTCATATACGATCCGCTCTCTACATAATAAGTGGACATACGGCCTTCGTCATTGTAATTGTTGATGGAGAGTGCCGGAATGGTAGAACTTGTATTGTTGGGAGTCCAAGCATCCAACATGCGTACACCATAATTCTCACCGCTCGTACTCAGGGCATAGATATCTGTCCAGCTCTTCCAGCCGCTTACGTTCAAGTCCTTGCCCACAACTCCGTTGAAGAAGATGCTGAAGTCGAAATTTTTATAAGTTAATCCCACTGTAACACCGTATTCCAGTGCCGGATTCTCTACTCCGATCCAGGTGCGGTCTTCATCGTTGATTTTGCCATCCTTATTGATGTCTTTGTAACGGATACGTCCCGGAGCGGCACCTGTCTGTGTCGGGGCTGCATCTACCTCTTCCTGGGATTGGAACAATCCTGTTGCTACATATCCGAACATGGAATTTTTGGGACGGCCCATGATATTCTGGTCTTTCCCGTTTCCGGCAAAGTTGTTGATGACATCGTCCGGCACCTTCACAATCGTTTGTTCATTGTGAGAGAACACACCGCTGATGTTCAATCCCAAGTCACCGAATTGGTCGTTATAGTTCAGGGTTATTTCAAAACCTTTATTGTCGATGTCCGCACCGTTCAGCCATCTTTGTCCTCCTTCACCTACGGTGGCTACCGTACCGGGTTTCATCAGGATGTCGCGTGTATACTTCAGGTAGTAATCGAACGAACCGCTCAACTTATTGTTAAACAGCGCGAAGTCCAAACCGAAATTGTGCTGTGAGGTCGTTTCCCATTTTAAGTCGGGATTGCCGGTCTGTGTGCGGCGGAAGCCGGAGGGCAAAGCACCGCCTTGTCCCGTAAAGTCATACGCAGTACCCCAGTTCCAGTCGTCAATGCTGCCTTTGTCATACAAGGATTCGTAAAATTGATAGGAGGAGTAAGCATCGATACTTGAATTACCGTTCTGTCCCCAACCATAACGCAATTTCAACTGGGGGATCACCGAAGTCAGGTTTTCAAAGAAACTTTCGTTGCTGATGACCCATCCTAAAGAGAATGCAGGGAAGGTAGCCCACCGGTTGTTTGAACCGAATACGGACGAAGCGTCCCTTCTTAAAGTCACGGAAGCAAGGTAGCGGCTGTCATAGTTGTAGTTGATTTTTCCGAACCATGAAATCATTGCGTTCTTTACGGCTCCGCTTCCATTGTCCTTTTCCGACTCGCCGGCACTGAGCCACATGTAGTCATCGTTTTCCAGAGCAATGTTTCTACGACTGCCCCAATGCTGCTGATAAGTATGCGTGATGGTTTCCTGACCGAGCATGATGTCGAAATTGCTCTTGTTTGCATCAAATACATATTGCAACACGTTACTGTTGGTGCAACTCAAATCAAAATAGGATTCCTGATACACCTTATTCTTATCTTCACTCAGGAAGCCGGATTTGTATTTGTAATCCATCGTCCGTTTCCAGGAACCTACACCGTCCACACCGAAAGAACTGCGGAAAGTAAGTCCTTTCATGAATTCGATGCTTGCATATACGTTACCGAACAGGCGGAGGTTGTCGTGGTGATTCTGTTTGTTATCCGCAATCAGGCGTGCCGGATTCTGACGGTCGCTCATGCCGCCGATGGGACCGCCCCAACCTTCACCATCCACGGTGTGTACGGGGACGATAGACATCAGTGATTTACATCCTGCGAGATTGCCGTCACCGATGTTGTCACTCTCTCTCCATTTGGAGATTGTGAAGTTCTCGCCTATTTTCAAGCGTCCGTTCAGAAGACTGAAGTCTGAGTTCACACGTCCGTTGAAACGCTGGTAGAAGCTGCCGTCAATCGTTCCTTTGTTATCGTAATAGTCTACTGAAAAAATGGCACGGCCGGCATCTGTTCCGGTTGACAATGTCAATCCGTATTGCTGAATCTGCCCGGTTCTCAGAATCTCTTTCTGCCAGTCCGTATCGGCCGATCTCATGGTGTGGGCATCATCCAGAAACTCTTTCCAGGTCACTTTGTCCAGAACATAGTTGCCGTTTGAGTCCTTATGGTCTTGGTATTGGTACAGTCCACCGATACCTACTACGTTTGGATCGGCATCCGGATTGTCGTTCTTAATGGCCCAGTACTGTGCGATACCTCGTTGTTCGGTGTTCATCAGCTCATAAGGCTTCTTGCTGCTGACGAGGGTATAGGATGCGTTGAAATCAACAGTGGTTCCTTTCTTTCCTTTACGGGTGGTAATGATGATAACTCCATTGGCTGCGCGTGAACCATAAATAGAGGCTGAGGAGGCATCCTTCAACACCTGTATGGACTCGATATCCATGGTGGCGAGTTCGGACATGGAACGGGTGGTCGGCACTCCATCGATGATGTAGAGTGGGTCGTTGACGTTCAGGGTTCCCTCACCGCGAATTCTGATGGTCGCGTTAGGGTTCGGTGAACCGTTTGCCGAAATCGACATACCGGCTACTTTACCCTGTGCCGCCTTCATGGCGTTGCCATAAGAGCCTGATTTGAGCTGGTCGACTTTTATTACGGAAACCGAACCGGTCAGGTCTGCCTTCTTTTGCGAGGTATAACCTGTCACTACTACTTCGTCCAGATTCAGTGCGTCTTCTTCCAGTACGATTGTCTTTCCGTTGAGGCCATCCGTTGGGTACTCTGCACTTTTGAATCCGATGTAGCTGAAAACTAATGTCGTGTTGGCGGGGACTTTGATTGAGAAATGTCCATCCATGTCGGTGATGGTTCCATTGCTTGTGTTACGCTTCTCGACAACGGTAGCCCCTACGATGGGTTCTCCGGATTTGTCTACTACTTGTCCTTTGACGAGTTGTTCCTGTTGCTGCACTGTTTGCGATGCCGCAGAGGGGATTGTTGCCAATGCATCCGGTACCCATATACTGCATAGGCCGGCGACAAGTACATACTTGTACAGTGATTTTCTTTTTGTTTTCATGTAAATTGATATTAAATTAGACCTAAGTTAAACATAAATATGCTTTCACTTTATTCTGTGGTTGTATGCCTGCGAAGGTACTATGAATATTACAAATATTATATAAATAAGTTATGGAATTTGTAATATAAGTAAAAGAATAATTTTACATATATGATATTTAAATGCTTTCGTTAGCTCCTTATGTCAATTTATATTCTCAATAGGAAAAAAAGGAATAGGAGTGTTATGTCTTATCCGCTTTATTTAAGTCTATAAAAGGTGCATTGAAGGGTGAATTTCTTCTAATATTTTACATGTATGAAGGTAATGTGACATATATGATAATAATAATTCCGTTTTTTCCATTTAACAGTTCGATCCGGTACAAAACTCGATTTATCATCAGGATATAGAAATCCCCATAGGGTTCATTTAGTATTGGCAAAAGGAACCGTATGGGGATTTCGGATATTCCGATTGAGGGAAACTTAATTATTTAAGTTGAGTATTTGTGAAACTTGAATTAATTACGTAATGGAGCTATTTGAATGTTTTTAATGGTGACACCATTCATCCGGAATTGTAACTTGTCGACCGTGAGGTTCGGACGGTACGTTATAAGGGTGCGTTGTCCGCCTATTTCGGCATCGATCAGAGAACCACCGAATTTATTGCATCCGTTGACCAACATGCGGACAATGAAATGTTTGCTAGTGTCTATTCCGCCTTCTATGGCATAGTTGCCTGCCGCCTGGGGAGCGCCTCCCTCTTTCAACGTCTTTTCATCAAGAGCGTATCCATCGGTCGAGGCATTTCCGAATTGTGAACGTGCCTTATTCAGTTGCAGCTGCCATTCACATGCTTCCTTATCACCCTTTTCCGGTAAGAAGGAAACAGCCAGTCTTCCTTGTTCGGCTTGTTCCGGATACACTTCAAACGTCAACAGGAAGGAATTTCCGGGAGTTTCAAATGTGTTGGTCTGCGATAGTTCGGCAGTCAGCTGTGTGGCCGGTTCTGTTGCCGGAGTGATTTCTTCCATCCATTTCGTTCCGATACGTCCGTCCGGATATTGTATCAATTCGTGGATGACTAACGGACCACCCCAGTTCTGCATCTTTACCCATCCTGCCATCAGATAACGGTTTCCCGGAATCTCTGTGATTGCAGGGACGGAAAGGCCGTTATAGAAATCCGTTCCTTCGGCTACTATGTCCCGGTAGGCAGACTCCGGCTTGGCGGCTGGTTTCGACCAAAGTCGTGTGAATCCACCGATGATATAATCATAATCTCCCCAACGGAAAAAGAAAGTACAATCGCCACCCAGCGGGAATTTCTCATTCAGGCATTTCCAGCCACCGCTTACGGAGTCGGAAGCCCAAGTTCCCTGTGCGCCATAATTCGCGAGCATTTTCAGGTGTCCCTTCGGGTCAGTATAGATGGAAGGGTTTTCGCAAGGATGATAGAGTAAATGTGTTTTTTTGAAATTAGTAACTCCGTCCTCGCTTATAGAATAGGTGGAGCCGGCCGGTATGGAGTTGTGAATGGTGTCATAATTGAATGAACCGGTATGCCCGCTCTTTTCCAGATAATCCCATTGCATGGGTAGGGTTGTTTTTTCTTTCGGGTAGATGCGGGTGGTGTGCAGTCCATAGCTGATGCATAATTTGCCGTTGAAAAGGAAAGGAGTGCCCGTTCCGAATGTTTCCCACTGGTGTTCCAGAGGAGTTGCCGCTTCGTGTTCGGTCCATGTCTTAAAGTCGGTCGTTGAAAGATGTTCAAAGTAGTGACCGCCTCTTCCGAACTTGCTGGCATGTCCTCTGCGGTCGAATAAGTAGAATATGTGATAACGTCCTTCATGGAAGAAAGTGACTACATCACCTACCCAAGCATTGTGGTAAGGAGGTGTCCAGTATTGAATGTTGGAAGAAGTTTGTGGGGTAGGGGCTTCTATTCTTACGGGCTCGATGGCCGGTGAATAGAGCGTTGCGCTACTTAAGTAGTCGGGGTTCATATTCCATGATTTCATTCGGCTGGCTAATGGATAGCCTAATGCGAAATCGTTGTCGAACAGTTGGTTGTCCACATAGAGTGTCCATTGAATGCCCGAAAATTGCAGCGTAATATTATGTTCCCCTTCGGGATTATCCAATAGGGCGAGTGGAACACCGACCGTCATGTCTTGAAACTCGTCCGCGTTCAGAGGCGATTGTAAGGATAGGCTGGCTTCTAAAACCGGTACGGAACCGTCCGGCATGGGGTAAGCCGGATAATTTTGAATGCTCCGGTCTTCCGGATCTTGTTGCCGCAGGCGCACGCTTAATACTTGGGGAATCTCAAGTATGCATTGTTCCTGATCGACAGGCTTCAGATGGGCGGTAAAACGGATGGTAAATCCTTTGGTCAAATCGTCCGGTAATGATAAGTCATCCGTTGTAGCCGATTGGGATAGGGTGCCAAGCGGAACATTTGAAGTTGGAAAACTCCAAAAAGGGCTTAGTAATTCGACCTTGACAGGGTTGGATTGTGCGTCTTCCTTCTGGCAAGAGGTTAAACTTACTAGAGTGAAGGCTAACATGGATAGTAATAATCGCATTTTTCTCATTGTTCTATTATTTTAATGTGTCTATACTTTGATGCTTGTTTTACTGAATTAAATAGGTGCGCAAATATACTTAAATTTTCTTTTATGCAAATAAATATATTACATAAAATGAAAAATAATATTCATTTATGTAATATAGTACTGTGGATTATTCATGTAGATAATACGAGTCGGACATGGGGTTAAAATAAATACTTTGTAAACAAAATACCAATATATGTAATGTCCTGTATGAATATACCTTATGCGTCATAACATATATTCTTAGGGAGTAGGGGCCTATTTTTACTGATACTTCCTTTTGCCGTTTTTGGGGGATGGTGTTTTAAACTTACTATATAGATTGTGTTTGTGTAGTAGTAGGAGGAGGGGGTACCACCACCTATTACTACACAAACACATATTGCTATAGTAGGTTTATAACACTACTTTTGGTACAGGTTATAAAGCTCGTCCATCCTGTGAATTGGAAAATGGATGGGAACTACGGTATTTCTTATCGCAAATCCGTGTTCAAAAACAATAATTTCTTTAAGAGTGGCGTCTAAATAGAAGATTTTTCCGTAAGTTTGGAATGATCCCTTTATTCCTTTAAAATAAGGACATTGGGAAGACAACTCAATTTTGAGGTAACGATTTGAGAAATAATGCTTTTGTTTAATAGTATATCGCTATCTTTCAAAGATTTATCAATCCATTTTATGGTAATAGGTAATGGATTTGTAACGTGCTATCTTCTTCATCTTGCTTCAATTTGAAGTGGAATGATTAGTTGATGACAAAAGTAAGTAAAAATTCTGATTGTCCAATGTTACTTTGATGAAACAATTATGTCCATCCCCATACGACACACGTTATTTATTATCTTTCAACTTCTTGATTTCCTTATCAAAATCACTTTCCAATAAATCCATTTCACGTTTGCGATAGATAGCGAACTCTTTTTCAGCTTTTTCAATCGCTTGTTTGTGCGAAATGTTTCCCTTGCCAATCAAAACTTTCCGTTTATGAGCAATAATTTGATTATCTAAAGCCTCTATCCAGTCTTTCATCGTCATAGGATTCATTTCCAATGCTTGAAACTCTGCAAAATCCAAGAAACCAGAAACAAGCAGATTCAAACGTTGGAGTTCAATCTCAGACAAATAGTTCTTAGCTATTTTCACATCGTCTTTAGTAACATAGTTGCCTTTAAAATTTGTCATGCCTACAAATGGCTTTTCATTATCCACACGATTGTATATGATTTCGGCAGCAGTATTTTCGTGAACGGCATAATGCAACTTGTTTTGTACGGTGGCAAAAAACATTTTTGTCATCCCGTCTCGTGGATCATAGTCTGTCGCTGTTGCATATATATCCGTCACCTGTTGATAAAAGTTGCGTTCACTGCTACGAATATCTCTAATACGCTGTAATAGCTCCCGGAAATAACGATTTCCTCCTTGCTTCAGCCGTTCATCATCCATTGCAAATCCTTTCTGAATATATTCGTGAAGCCGTTGTGTAGCCCAGCGACGGAAACGAGTCGCTATCTGCGATTGGACACGATAGCCTAAGGCAATAATCATATCAAGATTATAGTGCATAACACTTCGTTGTACCTGTCGTGTTCCTTCTTGCCGAACTGTCAAGAATTCCTTTACGGTTCGATTTTGGTCTAACTCACCATCGTTTAATATATTATCTATATGCTGACTGATATTCTGTTTGGTTGTACAATATATATCCGCCAACTGATTTTGTGTCAGCCACAAATCTTCATCAGCAAAGCGTACCGATATGCGAGTTATTTCGTTATCGTCTTGGTAGAGTATTATTTTGTTTTCTACGTTCATAAGTCTATATTTCTTCTTTTATTTCTCGCCCCATTGTCACTGGAACAAATTGCCTTATTCGTTTTACTGGATAATTATAATCCAATATTAGTCGAAGAAATGTTTCTGCCTGTACTTTCTTCTTCAGGATTATTATAATTGCGTTCTTTCTTTTGAAATACATAAATAATCCGAGACATATCCTCACTGAAAGATATGAGATTTTGCTCTATTCCAATTTTTATATAGTCTTTCATATTTCCAACAGATGATTATTTTGTTGTAACAATTAAATTCCTCGCATCTACATCCAATACTCTCGCAATCTCTACAAGCATTTCTAATGATGGTTGAGAAGTATTAGAACACCAACGGGAAATGGTCGCTTCATTCTTGTGAAGTTGTTCTGCCAACCATTCCCGGTTCTGTTTTGTTCAACCAATACTACTTTTATTCTATTTATTCTTTCTGGCTCCATATCTGTACAATTCAAAGAATGGCAATAAATTGATGGTATATGCAAAGGTAGTGATAATTCTTAAAAGATAGGTATTGATTCAAGATAAATACTACACATAGTTTGGCTATTATGTATCTGTATCTGATTTGAACTCATTTTGGCTCTTACAGATTCACTTTTCAAGTTTGTCCGTAATAGCCTTGTCTTTAATGGACTTTGCCTTGCTGCCCAACTCTTTAGCAGCTTGTTCTTTCAATCGGGCTTGTTCTGCAAGAGCTGCTTGTTTTTTGATTACATTCTCATAGGTTTCCACATCTTGAAGCATTTGTTTAATCTTGGTGTTATAACGATTCAATTCTAAGATGTCTTCAAGTTCTTCAATCTGTTCAGATGAAGCTTCACCTTTCATCTTAATGTAGCGGTACTTCAAGTCGTTGTTGATACGGTTGTAATCGGGATATTTTGCAAAATACAGTGCAATAGCCAACATAACTATCATGATTTGCAAACCGTCCTCCTGCTATATTCTACTTTTCTTTGCTTTTTCAGCATTTTTCGGCTTGTCATCTTTGGCATCGTAACAATATTGATATTAAGTTATTTATCTTCATTTCTCCCGTTTTTCGAGGTTATTCCAGAGATTTTACGTAAGTTTGTCTCCCGATAAAAAGTTGCAAATAATTAAATTGTAAAACTTATGTTTTCCGGAATAGTAGAAGAATATGCCACCCTTGTGGCACTTGTGAAAGATCAGGAGAATATTCATTTCACTTTCAAGTGTTCATTTGTCAGTGAACTGAAAATAGATCAAAGCATTTCGCATAATGGGGTTTGTCTGACAGTGGTCAGCCTGACCGATGACACTTACACGGTGACCGCCATGAAAGAGACGTTGGAACGTTCTAACTTAGGTTTGCTGAAAGTGGGCGACAAAGTAAATGTGGAACGCAGCATGATGATGAACGGCCGTCTGGACGGACATATCGTGCAAGGGCATGTGGATCAGACCGCCACTTGCGTCGATATCAAAGATGCGGATGGCAGCTGGTATTTTACTTTTAAATATGCTTTTGATAAAGAGATGGCGAAACGTGGATACATAACGGTGGATAAAGGGTCAGTTACCGTAAATGGTGTCAGCTTGACCGTCTGTAACCCAACGGATGATACCTTCCAGGTAGCCATCATTCCGTATACATACGAACATACCAACTTTCATACCTTTGCGTTGGGAAGTGTAGTTAACATCGAATTCGATATTATCGGCAAATATATTAGCCGGATGATACCGTATAATTCATAATTTCCATGGACTTTTTGCAATTGGCAATGTCGCGGCAGAGTGATCGCACTTACGACAAAGAGCGTCCTGTCGAACCGGAAAAACTGGAACGGATATTGGAAACCGGACGTTTAGCTCCCTCTGCCTGCAACGCGCAACCGTGGAAAATGGTCGTAATTACCGATCAAGAATTGGCGCAGAAAGTAGGAAAGGCGGCTGCCGGCTTAGGCATGAATAAATTTGCCAAAGATGCACCGGTACATATTTTAGTAGTAGAAGAATCAGCGAATATAACTTC encodes:
- a CDS encoding SusC/RagA family TonB-linked outer membrane protein, with the translated sequence MKTKRKSLYKYVLVAGLCSIWVPDALATIPSAASQTVQQQEQLVKGQVVDKSGEPIVGATVVEKRNTSNGTITDMDGHFSIKVPANTTLVFSYIGFKSAEYPTDGLNGKTIVLEEDALNLDEVVVTGYTSQKKADLTGSVSVIKVDQLKSGSYGNAMKAAQGKVAGMSISANGSPNPNATIRIRGEGTLNVNDPLYIIDGVPTTRSMSELATMDIESIQVLKDASSASIYGSRAANGVIIITTRKGKKGTTVDFNASYTLVSSKKPYELMNTEQRGIAQYWAIKNDNPDADPNVVGIGGLYQYQDHKDSNGNYVLDKVTWKEFLDDAHTMRSADTDWQKEILRTGQIQQYGLTLSTGTDAGRAIFSVDYYDNKGTIDGSFYQRFNGRVNSDFSLLNGRLKIGENFTISKWRESDNIGDGNLAGCKSLMSIVPVHTVDGEGWGGPIGGMSDRQNPARLIADNKQNHHDNLRLFGNVYASIEFMKGLTFRSSFGVDGVGSWKRTMDYKYKSGFLSEDKNKVYQESYFDLSCTNSNVLQYVFDANKSNFDIMLGQETITHTYQQHWGSRRNIALENDDYMWLSAGESEKDNGSGAVKNAMISWFGKINYNYDSRYLASVTLRRDASSVFGSNNRWATFPAFSLGWVISNESFFENLTSVIPQLKLRYGWGQNGNSSIDAYSSYQFYESLYDKGSIDDWNWGTAYDFTGQGGALPSGFRRTQTGNPDLKWETTSQHNFGLDFALFNNKLSGSFDYYLKYTRDILMKPGTVATVGEGGQRWLNGADIDNKGFEITLNYNDQFGDLGLNISGVFSHNEQTIVKVPDDVINNFAGNGKDQNIMGRPKNSMFGYVATGLFQSQEEVDAAPTQTGAAPGRIRYKDINKDGKINDEDRTWIGVENPALEYGVTVGLTYKNFDFSIFFNGVVGKDLNVSGWKSWTDIYALSTSGENYGVRMLDAWTPNNTSSTIPALSINNYNDEGRMSTYYVESGSYMKIRNIELGYSLPAAFAKSIKLQKARIALRADNVATFKKTWGDNAYTGLDPETPGSSYPLPFSMTMSLNVTF
- a CDS encoding riboflavin synthase, producing MFSGIVEEYATLVALVKDQENIHFTFKCSFVSELKIDQSISHNGVCLTVVSLTDDTYTVTAMKETLERSNLGLLKVGDKVNVERSMMMNGRLDGHIVQGHVDQTATCVDIKDADGSWYFTFKYAFDKEMAKRGYITVDKGSVTVNGVSLTVCNPTDDTFQVAIIPYTYEHTNFHTFALGSVVNIEFDIIGKYISRMIPYNS
- a CDS encoding virulence RhuM family protein; the encoded protein is MNVENKIILYQDDNEITRISVRFADEDLWLTQNQLADIYCTTKQNISQHIDNILNDGELDQNRTVKEFLTVRQEGTRQVQRSVMHYNLDMIIALGYRVQSQIATRFRRWATQRLHEYIQKGFAMDDERLKQGGNRYFRELLQRIRDIRSSERNFYQQVTDIYATATDYDPRDGMTKMFFATVQNKLHYAVHENTAAEIIYNRVDNEKPFVGMTNFKGNYVTKDDVKIAKNYLSEIELQRLNLLVSGFLDFAEFQALEMNPMTMKDWIEALDNQIIAHKRKVLIGKGNISHKQAIEKAEKEFAIYRKREMDLLESDFDKEIKKLKDNK
- a CDS encoding nitroreductase family protein — encoded protein: MDFLQLAMSRQSDRTYDKERPVEPEKLERILETGRLAPSACNAQPWKMVVITDQELAQKVGKAAAGLGMNKFAKDAPVHILVVEESANITSLLGGKLKNKHFPLIDIGILAAHIVLAAESEGLGSCILGWLDEKEIKRLTGIPDSKRLLLDIIIGYPAKEKRKKIRKEKNKVISYNQY